The DNA window TTGATGGGGTATCTGGAAACCGTGCAAGTTGAAGATGCCGCTGAGCAATCCGGTGTTTTTCGCATGCCGGTGCAATGGGTGAATCGCCCCAATCTGGATTTTCGCGGTTATTCCGGCATCGTCGTGCGTGGCAGTGTCAAGCCGGGTGATCCTATTTGTGTCCTGCCGTCCGGAAAACAAAGCCGGGTGGCGAGAATCGTCACTCAGGACGGAGATCTAGACAAGGCCGTTAACGGCCAATCGATTACACTGACGTTGACGGATGAAATCGATATCAGCCGGGGCGATGTTCTGGCAACTACCGATTCGCCACCCGGTGTGGCGGATCAATTTGAAGCGACCGTGGTTTGGATGATCGACGAACCGTTATTGCCCGATAGACCGTATTTGATGAAGATTGGCACAAAAACGGTTACGGCCAATGTTTCCGGGATAAAGTATAAAGTCAATGTCAATACGCTTGAGCAGGTTGCCGCCACGAAACTGGAGCTCAATGAAATCGGTGCTTGTAATCTGAATACGGACCAGTCGATCGCATTCGATCCATATAGCGAAGATCGTGATACGGGCGGTTTTATCTTGATCGATCGCTTATCCAACAACACGGTAGGCGCCGGCATGCTGCAGTCTGCTTTGCGCCATTCGCGCAAAAACATCGAGTGGCAAGCGATCACTGTAAACAAGCAGGCACATGCGACTCTCAAGGGGCAAAAGCCTTTTATCATCTGGTTTAGCGGGGCTGGTAGTGATAAATCGGCCATTGCCGCTCTACTCGAGAAGAAACTCTATTCGCTGGGTAAGCACACATATTTGCTGGATGAAGACAATGTTCGCCGCGGCTTGAACAAAGATCTCGGTTTCAGCGATGCCGATCGTATTGAACACATCCGGCGTATGGTGGAAGTGGCCAAGTTGATGGTTGAGGCCGGGCAAATTGTTTTGGTGTCCTTAATGTCACCATCTTCTGCTGAGCACACAATAGCGCGGGAAATGGTTGCTCAGAATGAATTTTTTGAGGTATTCATCGATGCTGTGACCCCTTTTGATTCATTGCACGGAACCCCAGAGATTCA is part of the Gammaproteobacteria bacterium genome and encodes:
- the cysN gene encoding sulfate adenylyltransferase subunit CysN, translated to MAHVSDLIAEDIELYLKTHENKSLLRFITCGSVDDGKSTLIGRLLYESKMIFEDQLTQLEVDSKKVGTQAGDLDFALLVDGLAAEREQGITIDVAYRFFSTDRRKFIVADTPGHEQYTRNMITGASTADVAIILIDARKGVLTQTRRHSYLVSLIGIRHVVLAINKLDMVGYSEEVYNRIDHDYRVFAKKVGLRNIVTIPMSALKGDNIIELSRNTPWYCGDTLMGYLETVQVEDAAEQSGVFRMPVQWVNRPNLDFRGYSGIVVRGSVKPGDPICVLPSGKQSRVARIVTQDGDLDKAVNGQSITLTLTDEIDISRGDVLATTDSPPGVADQFEATVVWMIDEPLLPDRPYLMKIGTKTVTANVSGIKYKVNVNTLEQVAATKLELNEIGACNLNTDQSIAFDPYSEDRDTGGFILIDRLSNNTVGAGMLQSALRHSRKNIEWQAITVNKQAHATLKGQKPFIIWFSGAGSDKSAIAALLEKKLYSLGKHTYLLDEDNVRRGLNKDLGFSDADRIEHIRRMVEVAKLMVEAGQIVLVSLMSPSSAEHTIAREMVAQNEFFEVFIDAVTPFDSLHGTPEIHIDTTAQTIEQAVEHIIHRLTHAGVLN